The genomic DNA TTATCATTTTATTGACTTCAACGGCACCATACATATTGGAAATAAGTTCCCCAATAACATCTAGTTCTTCGTCTTTTAAAGAAGGAACTTCTGTTAAAGCTTCAAGGGTTTCGATAGTTTCTATTACAAAATCCTCATCGTTGTCTTCAATAAACTGTGTAAGGTGCTTAATTACTGGTAACTTCATTTAATCATGTGTTTTTTATTTCCGCGAAAGCAGAAATTTCATTTAAATGACTTCGTTAACTAATTCTTTTAAAACTTCAAATTTGTTTGTTTG from Flavivirga abyssicola includes the following:
- a CDS encoding DUF6952 family protein, whose protein sequence is MKLPVIKHLTQFIEDNDEDFVIETIETLEALTEVPSLKDEELDVIGELISNMYGAVEVNKMIKDGTGKKEALNSFMKRVLGSIDK